In the Engystomops pustulosus chromosome 2, aEngPut4.maternal, whole genome shotgun sequence genome, one interval contains:
- the LOC140119794 gene encoding uncharacterized protein isoform X2: MEEWEYIEEHKNQYKDIMMEDHQPLTSPDASSQGNSPERCPSPEDSRDIKEEPEENLPLHHQESCGGRRSGEEIPSSVTEEGGESTRGSHGRPPSSPCGEVEDNQSRLSTEEGNHGEKRQFSCPKFEKLFNVESNLLVQLQSHPEDKYFSHTRCDKNYTQKSSLDQYVKMNTAKHTFSCAECGKCFSEKRRLIRHQKTHTGEKPVSCPECGKHFSHKWYLVDHQRIHTGEKPFLCTECGKCFSSKAQLCRHQKTHTGEKPFPCSVCGKCFNQKPYLIEHEKIHTGEKPFSCGECGKCFYQKWRLVYHQRTHTGEKPFSCSECGKCFRQKWQLVNHEKTHSGDGSFSCAECGKCFTGKRELLRHERNHTGDKPFSCPECGKRFCYKSYLIEHEKIHTGEKPFTCTECEKCFAEKGKLFRHQKTHTGGKPFSCPKCGKCFSYKSILVAHEKIHTGEKPFSCAECGKSFIRKGQLFRHRKTHTGEKPVSCPECGKCFSHKWYLVDHQRIHTGEKPFSCTECGKCFSSKGQLFRHQKTHTGEKPFPCSECGKCFKQKSYLAEHEKIHTGEKPFSCEECGKCFSQRWRLVYHQRTHTGEKPFSCSECGKCFVSKGQLFSHQRTHTGEKPVSSPRWEMF; this comes from the exons atggaggagtgggagtatatagaagaacacaagaaccagtacaaggacatcatgatggaggaccaccagcccctcacatcaccag atgcaTCCAGTCAGGGAAATtccccagagagatgtcccagtcctgaagattcccgagatattaaagaggaaccggAGGAGAACCTCCCACTGCATCATCAG gaaagttgtggtggaaggaggagcggagaggaaatcccctcatcagtgacagaggagg GAGgtgaaagtacaagaggttcccatggacgtcccccctcatctccttgtggtgaagtagaagataatcagtcacgtctttccacagaggagggaaatcatggagagaaGAGGCAGTTTTCATGTCCAAAGTTTGAGAAGCTTTTCAATGTAGAATCCAATCTTCTTGTTCAACTACAAAGTCACCCAGAGGACAAGTATTTTTCGCATACAAGATGTGACAAAAATTATACCCAGAAATCAAGTCTTGATCAATATGTGAAAATGAACACAGCTAAGCATACATTTTCTTgcgcagaatgtgggaaatgctttagcGAGAAAAGACGACTAATTAGACATCAGAAAACGCACACAGGCGAGAAGCCAGtgtcatgtcctgaatgtgggaaacaTTTTAGTCATAAATGGTATCTTGTtgaccatcagagaattcacacaggggagaagccatttttatgtactgaatgcgggaaatgttttagcAGTAAAGCACAGCTCTGTAGACATCAGAaaactcacacgggagagaagccgtttCCATGTTCtgtatgtgggaaatgttttaaccagAAGCCATATCTTATTGAGcatgagaaaattcacacaggggagaaaccattttcatgtggagaatgtggaaaatgtttttatcAGAAATGGCGGCTTGTttaccatcagagaactcacacaggggagaagccattttcatgttctgaatgtgggaaatgttttagacaAAAATGGCAACTCGTTAACCATGAGAAAACTCACTCAGGGGACGGGTCATTTTCATGTGCTGAATGCGGAAAATGTTTTACGGGGAAAAGAGAGCTTTTGAGACATGAGAGAAATCACACCGGAGAcaaaccattttcatgtcctgaatgtgggaaacgCTTTTGTTATAAATCATATCTTATTGAAcatgagaaaattcacacaggagagaagccatttacatgtactgaatgtgagaaatgttttgcaGAGAAAGGAAAGCTTTTTAGacatcagaaaactcacacaggagggaagccattttcatgtcctaaatgtgggaaatgttttagttaTAAATCAATACTTGTTGCAcatgagaaaattcacacaggagagaagccattttcatgtgcagaatgCGGGAAATCTTTTATCAGGAAAGGACAACTTTTCAGACATCGGAAAacgcacacaggagagaagccagtttcatgtcctgaatgtgggaaatgttttagtcatAAATGGTATCTTGTtgaccatcagagaattcacacaggggagaagccattttcatgtactgaatgtggaaaatgttttagcagtAAAGGTCAGCTTTTTAGacatcagaaaactcacacaggagagaagccatttccatgttctgaatgtgggaaatgttttaaacaGAAGTCATATCTTGCTGAGCATGAGAAAATTcatacaggggagaaaccattttcatgtgaagaatgtggtaaatgttttagtcAGAGATGGCGTCTCGTTTaccatcaaagaactcacacgggggagaagccattttcatgttctgaatgcgggaaatgttttgTCAGCAAAGGACAACTTTTCagtcaccagagaactcacacaggggagaagccagttTCAAGTCCAAGGTGGGAAATGTTCTAG